The Magnolia sinica isolate HGM2019 chromosome 3, MsV1, whole genome shotgun sequence genome includes the window ACCATGGGAACTATGAAATCCAAATGCACTTTTACATCAAGTGTTGAAACTCGAAAGCAACCCATTCAAGTGACCGTTCTTGAATCATAATACAAAATCAAAGCAAGGTCACTGATATGAAGGATTTTGTCCTTCAAAGTATATGcaaagaaataaagaaacaacttaaaagaaaaaagtacaGCTTTGACGACATAAATGGATGAGTATTGCAGACTCCATGCAATGCAAATGTTCATCAGATCATGGTGCTCAGGCCAAGAACTGTCTGTAGAACTGCAAATGCAGCTTGGAAGAAGGCCAAGAATCcattaattttctttctttcatcaacTTGGGGAGAACCCCAACTGACCAAAATCTTTTTCATATGCATGTTTTATGTCTACGTTTTCTACATACTATTGAGGTAGCTTAAAGAAGCTTGGTACTCTCATTTTTTAGTGCtttcaacataaatatgtatgGACTCATTAACAACAAAATCGTGTTAGTGTACAAGTAGTGTACAAAGGAGGGAAGAACATCATAGGATACATCACTTATCTTAATGGTGCCACTCTTGCTCTCCTCCATCTCGTTCTCCAGCATTTCTTTAAAAACTGGAGATTTGCTTATCCATACAAGAAACTTCGAACAAGCGTAGCTAGACAAATGCGTTCAAAAAGTTCTACCTGAATACAACTTTGAGGCTAACCAAACGGCCCCAAGATAAACATGAATTTAGTATCAGTGCTACATATGCACGCCACAAAAGACACTAGCATATGCACAAGATCATGCATGTGCACACATAAAGACACTAGCATGATGCATCTACGAAAACTTCCCTGTTACTATAGTCTGTCACAGTTCAATACTTTCAGTACTTGCAAGGAACGAATGCTATCCTTAATTTCCTGTAGATGATTATCATCGTTCTGATGAGCTGTTGCATCAATGTCAAAGATGACCAAATATTAGAAGGTATATGAAAAAACTAAGAGATCATCGTGACCTGATTCAGAATGCCAGCTTCCAACAGTCCAAAAGAAAATCGACACAGGATAAGGCCACCAAGTATTACTAGATAAAAGAGGAGAGTCAGGGGTCCAATGTGCTTCTTCTTTTGAACTTCCAGATACTTCATGCAATGCTTGATCTTTCTGAAGAAGATCCATTTCTATTTCTGCCTCTTCTAGTTCCTGCAACCATGGGGTAAAAATTATTCTATCAGTTTTGAGCTACTGTTTGTCAAAAGATTACAAAGTTGTacctttcgggaaaaaaaaaaaaaaaaaagatatacttCTGATAGTCTCCAAATGATAGAATCTCCAAGTCTTTCTTCAAAGAACACGCTTCAAGAACATGCTCATACTACTCCCCATCCATTTCCTTACCAAACAATATATTTTCTTCGATTTTCACGCTCTGTATCCAAGGTGATTGAGCAACATAGGTTAAGAAACTGTCCAAGTTATAGTACCTGCtgaagatgtatcgtgaaccAACCATTaatcttatttgattatctgactatcagattggtggatagTTGACAgtttaaaatgaagaaaatccaatggtcctatttacCCAAAtgagtgtccacaaatcagaggttaggattgtttaaccaatctaatctttgatttttgatttggcaaCAGTGGGCTGCACGATCTAATTGGTTTTATTgaagttaatatatgccatgtgtacaattttcgagtggctgtgtatcaagcatcatatgcaacCTGAGTATCATACAACTCTAAAATTAATACATGTAGTAAGACATACAACATACAGACatttcatcaaaattataaaatttggAACATTAGTAAAATGTGTGCATGCAATGGTATGTGTGTTGTGGATGATAATGGTAACCTGCAATGGTAAATTATCCAGTACCAAACACAAATTCATAAACACACTATTGACAGATCCTATCACCATATGAACATGAAGTCAGACACAACTGATCCAACCTCTTAAATAATCAAAGCAAGTGTCACTACCTAGACTAATTGAACAGAGATAGGATTCACAAAAGGCAAAAAATCCCTCTTGTGGTTTGTGCACACTTTTTTTTTGTAACCACAGCAGCTACTGGCCCCATTCaccaatatttatattttacataACTAACCTGCAGCCCCAGCGCATGCACAAAATACTCTGCAGATAAGTCCATTCCTCTAAACCTGCTGCAGGTCTTACACAAGGGGAGCTCAACCATGGATTCAGATTCTCCAGCAAGGTAGGAGAGATCATCGGAATCTGAGGGCATTGTCCACTTCCCAGCCCTTAGAGAGATCATTGGAATCTGATTCAATGTTTACCTAATATTAACTATGAAAATCTCATAATATATAGACGAGTACATAATATTAACTATGAAAATCTCATGTATCCAAGATGATATGAGTAAAGAATTTGCCAAACAATGAAAGAAAAGGAACATACTTCATGTGGCATACTTCCCAGTAAACCAAAGATGACTTAGCATAGGCCTCTTCTCTGGTTACTCAAAACCGCTTCATCATCTGCCATAGCAGATCCCAGCAAGTAAACCAAACACCTACACAGAATGGTcccttttttgtctttttttttatttttgcaacaaCCTGCCTTCAACCTTCAAAAACTGCAAGATGGCATACCAAATCAAATTTCTAATACAGTAATAACAGGGGAATAAAAACCAAAGAGAAGGGAAAGGAATATCACACATGACAACCAAATGAACCCAGGCATTCCTTCCTACTAACTAGCGACGCAACTCATGGGTTTTTCACAACTCATGCGAGGAAAACCCAAAACAAGCAAGCTAGAACAGATCCACCATGGTTTTCCACAACTCACTGCAATTCCTTgaattgccaaaaaaaaaaaaaaaaaatccaaacaaagaaatctccAAAAAAAGGTCAATTTCTGAAAATATCGATGAGAAACGCTAGGTTGATTGGCATGAGGAGAGATTGAAGAAGCAATTTGCAGcacacaaaccaatatcaacTTTTGCAACATCTAGACCACTCATAACAGAGATATTTTACATCTAGATTACAAATATCAGGCCCACAAATTGTGGTCCATCACCTGTGATTTGAAATAATGGCAGGGAAGTTTTAGATACTAAAAAACAGGATTTGGCTTCTAGGAGTTTACATATAAAACCTTGTGGTTGAGATTCTCCAGAATCCACACCTTGTGATCTGCAGAAGAAGAGACCAATTGTCGATGACTGTTCATTCTAAAACTTTACATTTGACTCTAAACATTACAAGGAACATGATGCTTGTTTACAAAAAACCATTAAATACCTAATCAAATTAACAGAAGATACTTCTAGTTCCTCTAAAAACTTTTTCTAAAGACTAACACTTACGACCTGTTTGGACAATCGCAAGATTTATAGATCCGTGCGCTGACAAATTGCAGGAGAGAATATTTGGCACAATCACGACAACACAAATAGCAGGATCGATCCTTCTATCCATCCACAGTTGCCTAGCTGCCTATGCAAtagaaagaaagacaaaaaaaaaaaaacaattgtagCATCTGCAAATCAGGCAATAGCCATCAGTTCTTTACAAAAAAAGGAACCCTTTCAAAGTGCCTTCTGCTTTTCAAGAAAGCCAAAGAACATTCGACTATAAAATTACCTTTACTTTGACTCAAGTAAGTTTATATTTTAAGCCAAATAACCTATGTACTTCCATATTTTGACTTGAGAAATTATATACTTTCAATAGTATATGTAGGTTTTTAATTCTGAAAAGTGGGGCCTATGGTTTGCTAATCCACAATCATGGATtgaacatggcccaaaaatagccCAAATGATAAGATCCCAACCTAGGATGCTTTTCAGTTGAACACAGGCTAGTTTGTTGTATCTCTCTTAATATCTATTTGTCAGCCACAAATAAAAACTTTAAGATTATCCGGCTGAGTAGATTTTTGGAGCATGTCATAGTCCATCCACAGTGGAACATAGCAAACCAATGTTCTAGCCTATTAAATCATCAGAGAGGCCATACCATTACTGCTCTCTTGTCCAGAAAGATTGGCCTATAGAATTGCATTTTGACCAAATTTCCAACTAACTTTTAGTCCAACCCCAGCCGCTTTCATCTCACTGGCTTTGGGCTCCTCTTGCTTATTTTTCACTTTTGATTATGTGTTCTCCATTGGAGTAGGTGGAGGCTTCTTAACATCCTTCAGCTATAATAGCTATGACTCTGATTGTTGGCTGCTTCAGAGCAGCCTTGGAGGAAGCAGCGTGAACATGCTGAGAAGAATCTAATTACAATTCCTGCAAAAAATCAATtgaatgtgcacccctaatttcatcatctatcaaacaagaaaaaaaatcacactgcatGAAAAGATACTTCCGAAAAGTGCtggaatttaaaaaatgaaatccatcatGAAAATGATTGGATAAGTatacaaaacaaatcaaattTCTTTTTGCCAACAGGAGCCTTGGACAGGGAGCGAAGATGAAAATTCTCCCTTTGGAGTAGAAAATTTCCTGCATCCTGGAGTTCACAGTTCAAGAAAATCATACTGGTGGTAGCATTATGCAAGCAGGCATGCATATTCTACATACTATGATGATGGATCCTTTATGCAAGAGGGGTAGCGAAGCTCCCTATGCCATGCTAGCTTTTAGAAACCTCTGGACATACAAATCAACTGATGTGGACCACCAACTTTTCATTCCCACAGTGCAAAATCACACTTTTTTTTGGtagcactgattggatgatccttccAATATATTTCCATCATGTATCaaacaagagaagaaaaaaaaaaagaaaaaagaatccaGCACTAAAGCAGCTTCCACACATGCATACGAGAATGTAAGGAACTGACAAGCATAGTTAAGCACTGGAACAATTATCCAAAGGAGAGATTTCATCGTCATTCACAGATGGTGAAAAGGTTAGAAGGTCAAAATTGTATGTTTTGACAACATAGTACTAGTAGAGGAACAAGTCAATATGACAAAATGGTGTGTACAACACTAACAGTTTCCTCCAACATCTCTAAacttgaaagggaaaaaaaaataattcattggTCTTATAGAAGATAGAACCAACCCCAAAtatctgggacaaggctatgatgatggtggtggtttttttttttttttttcatgcaagtACACCGGATCAAACCCGAGAACCCAATTTTGAAGCACACCCTGTCTGCCATTGAGCTACAGGCTTAGACCCATGAGTCATACAAAAGCCATCTTGATCTTGGGAGATCCAGCATCAGCATAAACAACAAGTAACATACATAATTGCGCAGATGGTCTATGTAGTTACCACTTGCCATCAATTGATGATGTGCAAGAATCATTTTTTCTCCGGCTTCCCTTTTTATTAGATTTGGAAGAGATGGTTTTCTTCCACTCCATTTCACCAGGACTCTTTTCAGTACATTCTTGTCGAACTTGCAATGCCTCTGATTGCACCAAACCCAAGCTTCTCTCAAAAGTAAGGCGACGGAACAACAAATCTTTCAATGGAATAGGACCACTGCCATCACTATCACCATTTTCATACATCACATCTTCAACAATTAAATGTTGGTATGTGCACAACAAAGTGAAAACCAAGCAAGcgtgccattaaaaaaaaaaaaaagtcaagacCTGCTGGACGATATTCTGCAGCTTGACCCCATCATTCGCCATCATGAACCTGCCAATCAAATCCAATGATAAGTCTAGCAAAGTCACAAGTCAGTTATGAAAGATGttgcacaaaataataataataataataataataataataataataataataataaaataaataaatgaatgctTTTGAACCAATTTGTATGTAATGTTTTTTAAGGGTAATAACTAATTTTATTAAAAACAACTAGAACAAGAAACAACACGATGGATTACAACAGGGCATAGAAAAAAGTAATGCACAAAGAATTGTAAGAATGACTAACATACACAGTGCTTCGTGAGCAGTCAAGCGATCTGACAGGGTAGAGCGGAGCATCTTGCTAATAAGATCCTTGGCACTGTCAGAGATCACAGGCCATGGATCTTATTCAAAATCAATCTCACCCTTCAAAACTGCATCAAATATTCCCTGCTGTGTTTCTGAATTCAGAACAGAATGTGGAAGTAGAACTATGGAATCAACAACTTGTGGAAGTAGAACTATGTCAATGTCATACCTGCCCAAAAAGGTGGTCCGCCACTCAACAATATGTAGAGTATAACCCCTGCTGTCCATACATCTGACTCTGGCCCATAGTGCTTGCATAGTACCTCAGGGGCAACATAATATGGGCTTCCAACTACATCTGTGAATACTAGACCTATAGTAGCAAGTCACAAACAGAACTGATAAATTTTTAGACCTTAAAACAAAATTCCATTCTTTTCAAAGACGTATTAATTTAGAGGAATGCTAATTGCACCACAAgcatccttattgcaaatgggaATGCATGGCTGACATGCACAAGATATCGATTGATTGTCTGGCAGACCACACCATGGATGTGCCTTGGCCCAAAAATAGGCCTTTTGGACAATCCAAACAGCTTGATCAGAACATCCAAACAGGGTCTAGCTGACGATCAGCTGATGATCTTGAGATAAAGCATGGCAAACTTTATAGAGAATAAATCAGGACATTCAGTAGTCTAAACTATGATAACTATCTCAACAGGAACATCTAATAAGGTCAGGTTCAGTGTTTTAGTTGTCGGCAATAAAATATCGAATTATCTCCAGTAATTTCACTCAGTGAAACCAAAAACCCCCAAATTTTCAAATCTCTATCAGATAATGACAAGATTTcgccaattttatttttattttttcgattTTTAGATAAATTGGCGAAATTGTCAACATTTTCGGTGATTATAAGGGACAAAATCGAgtagatatccagcataaatactggaaaatccaaaaataaaaaataaaaaatgagaataCCTTTTTTCTTTCGGATGTGTTTGAGAGAGTAAATTTCGGCACCTTCCAAGGAGTTTCAAAAGATCCTCGATGGTTGGATTGCGGATCGACAATTCCGGTCTTTAAAAGGTCCAAAATAAACCCAAAAGTCTTCGATTATGGTAATGAATTTCAAGGATTTCAGCGAGCTTTTCGTCATCTTGTTGAGATTCTCCAACAAAAATTCCTCCGATCCCGGAACGAAATGGCGTTGAAGATGCTTTTGAATGGGATTTTTAGGGTTAAAAAGGAAAAGGGTTTCTGTTTCCTTTTGTTTACGGagtgggagagagggagagagatcgagatcGAGGGGGAGGGAATCGGGAGTGAGTGAGCGGGAGAgagattgatgcaggacaattaaccacttgttctaaaagctcgaactgttagagtatggcgaattaatccctttatctcataacccaggccccacatcgcataggttaggacctcggccgaacccccttagtgggcccaaaatcacatgggccgcccaccctgagtgtgtccacgcatcccacgggctaccccactcaagcctggtgtgaaatgcgcattaatcacccccggtgaggagtctcgaacacgagacttcctccgtgagccacacccatcccgagtgtgcccctacatcaaacaagcgaccccactcgagcccggtgtgaaaatgcccctgcattaatcacccccagtgaggagtctcgaacacgagacctccggctctgataccaatttgatgcaggacaattaaccacttgctctaaaagctcgaactgttagagtatagcaaattaatcccttttatctcatagcctaggccccacatcacatgggttaggacctcggccgaaccccccccaaatcacatgggccacccaccctgagtgtgtccacGCATcctacgggctaccccactcaagcctggtgtgaaatgcgcattaatcacccccggtgaggagtctcgaacacgagacttcctccgtgagccgcacccaccccgagtgtgcccctgcatcaaacaagcgaccccacttgagcccggtgtgaaaatgcccctacatcaaacaagcaaccccactcaagcccggtgtgaaaatgcccctgcattagagaTCGATAGTGACAGAGTGGGAGAGAGTTATAGAGGGAGTGAGGGACCAGGTGAGAAGGAGAGATATTAGGCTGGAAAATAggattttgtttttggttttgaaATTGTTTAAAACTGTTTCAAATTTGGAACGCCATGAGCCGTTCCAGAACCAAAACACGGCCATTCCAAATTTGCAATTTGCAATTTTAGTGTAGtgcatgtgacccacttgagtgttttatccacctcaattttggttgcatgcactaaaatgagttcaaaaaacagatggacgaaatgaatttctcacatacattacagtgaccccacctagcatccttgcgcaCGATCTTcctggaaatccgcgtccctgtcCGCGGATTTATGCCGAAACCTAAGTTCTAGTGcaggaaacctaggtggggcctaccatgatgtttgtgagaaatctaacccgttcatccgttttgtgagctcattttaggacatgggtccaaaaatgagccggatccaatacttaattgggccaaaaatgtgaggattgaacttctacagttgaaatattcatgagaccacaaaagttttgaatcagactgatatttgttttctcagtTCATCCaggtaggaatgacattatgaacggtatggttggcatgtaaacatcactgtccacccagggaggtttcaactgtaggaatttccctagccaccttttcctttagtgtggcccacttgagcattgtatcCTGCTtgcttttggtctcaagtcctaaaatgagctcaaaaaatggatgaacggggttgatttctcacaaacatcatggtgggctccacctaagtttccagcacaggaacttcatgctaaaggctttcacaggaaatccgcgtcgtggtttggctagtggtgCTGCCACCAggcaggtggctagtggtcagtgatatgtggaccccaccatgatgtatgtgttttatccacgtcgtccatccattttaaaagataattttggggcttgatcccaaaaatgaggtagatctaaaactcaggtggaccacaccattggaaaacagtagtga containing:
- the LOC131240489 gene encoding uncharacterized protein LOC131240489 isoform X3; its protein translation is MPHEIPMISLRAGKWTMPSDSDDLSYLAGESESMVELPLCKTCSRFRGMDLSAEYFVHALGLQELEEAEIEMDLLQKDQALHEVSGSSKEEAHWTPDSPLLSTHQNDDNHLQEIKDSIRSLQVLKVLNCDRL
- the LOC131240489 gene encoding uncharacterized protein LOC131240489 isoform X1 is translated as MPHEIPMISLRAGKWTMPSDSDDLSYLAGESESMVELPLCKTCSRFRGMDLSAEYFVHALGLQELEEAEIEMDLLQKDQALHEVSGSSKEEAHWTPDSPLLSSNTWWPYPVSIFFWTVGSWHSESGHDDLLVFSYTF
- the LOC131240489 gene encoding uncharacterized protein LOC131240489 isoform X2, which translates into the protein MPHEIPMISLRAGKWTMPSDSDDLSYLAGESESMVELPLCKTCSRFRGMDLSAEYFVHALGLQELEEAEIEMDLLQKDQALHEVSGSSKEEAHWTPDSPLLSSNTWWPYPVSIFFWTVGSWHSESVNREGEILMA